One segment of Verrucomicrobiota bacterium DNA contains the following:
- a CDS encoding ATP-binding protein, giving the protein MKKTKTYTRSSSFFIALTFGFILLLVFSVLSFFLYVVSTSDFIGEAKSSIQRDSQHFLRWHDGEGIEGVVEKIEERKARRSDQIYFLEDENGTRVAGMLEAWPENVVQSPLQDADGKFFDMVEYEIQDAEIDASWIRPPLKSGEVYQIFTQLVEFDDGHRLLIGRNLGVSERLRDLVGELSGFALVVLAIIVVIGFWISMYVVNRVNKIANNARYVTETGDLSTRIETSTRGWDDLGYLADTINTMMDNIELLVENVKRVSDNIAHDLRTPLTRLQNRIERLSESEPIGPEEKLKLKADSEVLLSMFGAILRISEIESGKHVFERKDFDIKLLMEDVVEFFEPVANEKSIEIRTDTEKCVFPIDRDLIFQAALNVLENAIKFTPEGGRIDVSVSCQRSESVEITVSDSGLGVSDKEKEKIFDRFYRSDESRTTPGNGLGLSMVKAIIEFHRGSIVLEDNDPGLRFIMRIPR; this is encoded by the coding sequence ATGAAGAAGACTAAGACCTACACGAGGAGTTCTAGTTTCTTCATCGCTCTGACATTCGGCTTTATTCTGCTACTGGTATTTTCTGTCCTCAGTTTCTTCCTCTATGTCGTCTCCACTTCTGATTTTATCGGAGAGGCGAAAAGCTCCATACAAAGGGATTCCCAGCATTTCCTTCGCTGGCATGACGGCGAGGGAATAGAGGGCGTGGTAGAAAAAATTGAAGAGCGTAAAGCTAGGCGAAGTGATCAGATCTATTTTTTAGAGGACGAGAACGGAACTAGGGTCGCAGGAATGCTGGAAGCATGGCCGGAAAATGTTGTGCAAAGTCCTCTGCAGGATGCAGACGGAAAGTTCTTCGATATGGTCGAATACGAAATTCAAGACGCGGAGATTGATGCGTCATGGATTAGACCTCCGCTGAAGAGCGGCGAGGTTTATCAGATTTTCACGCAATTGGTGGAATTTGATGACGGTCACAGGCTGTTGATCGGACGCAATCTCGGCGTTTCGGAGAGGCTTCGGGACCTGGTCGGAGAACTGTCCGGTTTTGCGTTAGTGGTTTTGGCGATCATCGTCGTCATTGGGTTCTGGATTAGTATGTATGTGGTCAATCGTGTGAACAAGATAGCAAACAACGCTCGTTATGTGACCGAAACCGGTGATTTGAGCACTCGGATTGAGACCTCTACAAGAGGCTGGGATGATCTCGGCTATCTGGCCGACACGATCAACACGATGATGGATAACATTGAGCTTTTGGTCGAAAATGTTAAGAGAGTCTCGGATAACATCGCCCATGACCTGCGCACACCTTTGACAAGGCTGCAAAACAGGATCGAAAGATTGTCCGAGTCAGAACCGATAGGGCCGGAGGAAAAACTCAAACTCAAGGCCGACTCCGAAGTCTTGTTATCCATGTTTGGTGCAATTCTGAGAATATCAGAAATCGAGTCCGGGAAGCATGTTTTTGAGAGGAAGGATTTTGACATTAAGCTTCTGATGGAAGACGTCGTCGAATTTTTCGAGCCTGTCGCTAACGAAAAGAGCATAGAAATACGGACTGACACCGAAAAGTGTGTATTCCCGATAGATCGTGACCTGATTTTTCAAGCAGCCCTCAATGTCTTAGAGAACGCGATTAAGTTCACTCCTGAGGGTGGTCGTATTGACGTGTCCGTTTCCTGTCAGCGTTCGGAATCCGTGGAAATTACAGTTTCGGATTCTGGGCTGGGCGTCTCTGATAAAGAAAAGGAAAAGATCTTTGATCGTTTTTACCGTTCTGATGAAAGCCGAACAACACCCGGCAATGGTCTTGGATTGAGTATGGTGAAAGCGATAATCGAATTCCATAGAGGCTCAATCGTCCTTGAAGACAATGATCCGGGTCTACGCTTTATAATGAGGATCCCCCGTTGA
- a CDS encoding DUF1854 domain-containing protein, giving the protein PDFELRTWKVKTESGDRVFQTALDSWPRNLEDGSYLVEDVFGDLYRFPPLDQLGKESARYLWSLVG; this is encoded by the coding sequence ACCGGACTTCGAATTGCGCACTTGGAAAGTCAAGACCGAGTCTGGCGACCGAGTCTTTCAGACGGCTCTGGACTCTTGGCCGCGCAACTTGGAGGACGGAAGCTACCTCGTCGAAGACGTCTTCGGCGACCTCTACCGCTTTCCTCCGCTCGATCAACTCGGCAAGGAAAGTGCTCGGTATCTTTGGAGCCTGGTCGGCTAA